Part of the Streptomyces europaeiscabiei genome is shown below.
GCTGAGGGAAGGCGCAGGAGAGTCAGGTTCTTCGACGGCCCATTCTGGATCGATCTGGTCGGTCGGGGTGATGGTGCCGTGAATGTTTCGGCTAACGCCCACGGCGCAGACAAGAAGGTGACGGTCAGCGTTCACGACATGGCTCGATCGTTGACAGCGGTTCAAACTGAGTTGGTCCGTGCGTGCCTGGAGCGTGGATGGGGTGAACAGATGGACGTTCGCCGCTTGCTAGCTCAGTAACAGGCGTCCGACGAGACTCCTGATGGATTCAGAAGTGCAAATCTGAAGCCCCGCCAGGTACGTCCTGGCGGGGCTTCTGCACGGGGTGACGGCAGTAGTTGACGGCAACGTCAGCGGATGAAGGCGGTGCCGGGTGGCGGGTCGTCGCAGTCGCTGTTGGCCGTCTCGGTGGTCCGGCTCCCAAGTGCAGTGCTGAGGGTGTCGATGGCCTTGCGCTGGAGGCGGAGCCGAACGTGGGCGTAGACGGTGGCGGTGACGCCGATGTGGGCGTGGCCGAGGAGTTCCTTGATCACGACGAGTTCGACGCCCTGCTCCAGGAGCAAGGTCGCGGTCGAGTGCCGGAGGCCGTGGAAGCGGATGCGGCGGAGGCCGGCGCGGCGGAGGAGCGCGGTGAACGCGCGGGTGAGGTTGGTCGGGTCGATCGCTCCGCCCTGCGCGGTGGTGAACACGTGCCCGCTGTCCTGCCACGTGGTGCCTGCGGCCTCCCGTTCGCGTTGCTGCTGCTCGCGGTGGAGCTTCAGCGACTGGGCACAGCGGGTAGGCAGGGCGATGCGGCGTTCGGAGGCCCGGGTCTTGGTAGGGAGCGCGGTGAGCCCGCCTGCGCTGATGCGCTGCAAGGTGCGGCGGATGGCGGCGGTGCCCGTGTCGAGGTCTAGATCTTCCCAGTGGAGGCCGAGGAGTTCGCCCTTGCGGAGTCCGGTGTGGAGGGCGAGTTCGAACAGCGCATGCAGCCTATGGCCCTGGGCTGTGGTGAGGAACTGGCGGGCTTCGTCGGCGCTGAGGGGTTCGAAGCGTCGTGGCCGTGGGGTGCCCGTGCGGACTTTGCGGGCGACGTTGCGCGGGATCTCTTCCTCGCGGACGGCGTGCTCCAGGGCGGACTTGAGCACGGAGTGGATGTAGGTGAGCGTCAGCGGGGAGAGCAGCTTGTGGCAGCACTGGCCGGCGGCGCAGCAGCGGGGCTCGTCTCGTCGGGCGTCGAGGCCGCGCGTGCAGCACTGGCAGGTGGTGCGGAGCTGGTTGAGCCAGGTGCGGACGTCCTTGGCGGTGAGCTTGGTGAGCCTCCTATTGCCCAGGCCGGGGGTCAGGTACCGGTCGGCGCAGGCGGCGTATCGCGTGTGGGTGTTCTCGCGGAGATGGTGGACGGCGACGTTCTCCAGCCAGTACGTCAGATACGCGGCCACGCTGCCCTGAGCGGAAGGGACGGGGAGGCCGCGGTTGCTGGCGGCGATCTTCTCGGTGAGCTTGGCCAGGGCGTCTTTGCGGGTGGTGCCGTAGACGCGGACGCGCTTGCGGGTGTTTCCGGGGGCGAGGACGTATCCGGCGGCTTCCCAGCGGCCGTCCTTGCGCTGGTAGACGGTGCCGTCGCCGTTGGCGCGCACGCGGCGGGAGGCGGGGGTGTCGCGGGGCGTGGTCATCAGGCGGCGGCTTCCTGTTCGAGTCGGGTGGTGATGAGGGAGTCGAGCGCGGGGGCGGGGATGCGGCGGGCGCGGCCGAGGGTGATGGAGGGGAGTTGCCGGGTGCGGATGAGGTCGTAGACGGCGGTGCGGCCGAGTTGGAGGCGTTCCATGACCTGGGGGACGGTGAGGAGTTCGGTGCCGGCGGTCACGCGAGGGCCCCCGTCCGGACAGTGCTGGTCAGCCGATGAGTGGCGTGGCCGACCGGGTGACCGGCGGACTGACCGGCGCGGTCACCTCGGTGCTCCGAGTGGCGGGTTCGGGTCGGTTGTTCGGGCCGGGTCTGCCGTTTTGCGGCCAGGAGGTCGGCGAGGTGTTCGAGTTCGGGCAGGAGGCCGGTTCCGGCGTACTGCCAGTGGGAGATGACCAGCGTCGTGTCCGAATCCACGCCTTGACCGTCGATATTGCGGTGACCGGGACGGCGACCGGCGGCCAGGTCAGTGGGGTGTCCGGCGTCGTTGCTGACCTGATTGCCGTCCGTCTGGCCGGTCTGCGTCTCAGTCGACGCCGGGGTTGGGGTCTGGGTGTCGGGTCGGCCGGTTCGCCAGGCGGTGCGTTCGGCTCGGAGGTGGGCGAGGGTGGTGGAGTAGTGGCGGGTGCGGGTGGAGAAGTGGCCGCGGAAGCCGAGCATGTGGGCCCATTGGCGCAGGCGGAGGTGGGCGTGTCGGCGGTTGGTGGCGAGGTGCCAGGCTGTGTGGATCATGCGGCGGGCGTGATCGGTGATGTCATGTGCGGCGAGTTCGGCGAGGAGGCGGAGTCGGCGGTCGAGGGTGCCGGTGGTGGTCTCGGCGCCCTTGGTGGCGTACTTGGCGATGTAGGCGGCGACGTGCCGGTCGGTGACCGGGCCGTCTCCGGTGAAGTCGGTGCTGCGGATCGCCCGGACGTCGATCTGTCGTCCGAACCGGAACACCAACCGCCCTGCCCTATCTGAGTCTTGGGACGGGGATGCGTGGATGTCCCCGGCGGGCTGCGGTTGCTTCGGCGGTTCGCCGTGGTGGTGGACGCGGGTGCGTTGGGCGGCGGCGCGGACGGCGTGGTCGAGGAGTTGGGTGGTGGCCCAGGCGGGCGGGGTGCTGGTGGGGCCTGTGGGTCCGTCGAGGCGGATGACGGCGTGGAAGTGGACCTGGCCGCGTTTTTGGTACTCGGCGACCTTCCCGTACGAGAGCGTGGCGTGGTGCCGCAGCGCGCGGTGGGTGAGGCCGGCGGCCTTGGCGATCTCTCGACGTAGGTGGGTGGTGAAGCGTGCCCACAGGGCCGGGGCGTGCGCGTTCCACAGGACCGCGCCGGTGTAGTCGTAGCGCTCGGGGTCGAGCGGGGTGCCGAGGATCAGGTCGTCGTCGGGGTGGACCTGGCCGCAGTGGCAGCGGCCGGTGTCGGGCTGGTTGTGGACGGGCCCGAAGCCGGGCGCGGTGAGCGTCGCGAACACGCGCGGGTGCACGGCGACGCTGGTGGGGACGGTCTTGCCGCCTCGGAGTCCGGCGGCGATGAGTTGGTAGGTGTCGTAGCG
Proteins encoded:
- a CDS encoding helix-turn-helix domain-containing protein; protein product: MTAGTELLTVPQVMERLQLGRTAVYDLIRTRQLPSITLGRARRIPAPALDSLITTRLEQEAAA
- a CDS encoding replication initiator, whose amino-acid sequence is MPAQLQLPYPTIVPAASRPSSPFTAPTCPADATASPAGRSALERRARLTAKLAKLAATGHLAPLARQITALGGCAHPIRLTGHRTRLDSVTGAILDHFDSGRLPAGELLVRCGNRRATRCPACSTVYRYDTYQLIAAGLRGGKTVPTSVAVHPRVFATLTAPGFGPVHNQPDTGRCHCGQVHPDDDLILGTPLDPERYDYTGAVLWNAHAPALWARFTTHLRREIAKAAGLTHRALRHHATLSYGKVAEYQKRGQVHFHAVIRLDGPTGPTSTPPAWATTQLLDHAVRAAAQRTRVHHHGEPPKQPQPAGDIHASPSQDSDRAGRLVFRFGRQIDVRAIRSTDFTGDGPVTDRHVAAYIAKYATKGAETTTGTLDRRLRLLAELAAHDITDHARRMIHTAWHLATNRRHAHLRLRQWAHMLGFRGHFSTRTRHYSTTLAHLRAERTAWRTGRPDTQTPTPASTETQTGQTDGNQVSNDAGHPTDLAAGRRPGHRNIDGQGVDSDTTLVISHWQYAGTGLLPELEHLADLLAAKRQTRPEQPTRTRHSEHRGDRAGQSAGHPVGHATHRLTSTVRTGALA
- a CDS encoding tyrosine-type recombinase/integrase; this translates as MTTPRDTPASRRVRANGDGTVYQRKDGRWEAAGYVLAPGNTRKRVRVYGTTRKDALAKLTEKIAASNRGLPVPSAQGSVAAYLTYWLENVAVHHLRENTHTRYAACADRYLTPGLGNRRLTKLTAKDVRTWLNQLRTTCQCCTRGLDARRDEPRCCAAGQCCHKLLSPLTLTYIHSVLKSALEHAVREEEIPRNVARKVRTGTPRPRRFEPLSADEARQFLTTAQGHRLHALFELALHTGLRKGELLGLHWEDLDLDTGTAAIRRTLQRISAGGLTALPTKTRASERRIALPTRCAQSLKLHREQQQREREAAGTTWQDSGHVFTTAQGGAIDPTNLTRAFTALLRRAGLRRIRFHGLRHSTATLLLEQGVELVVIKELLGHAHIGVTATVYAHVRLRLQRKAIDTLSTALGSRTTETANSDCDDPPPGTAFIR